Proteins found in one Nerophis lumbriciformis linkage group LG27, RoL_Nlum_v2.1, whole genome shotgun sequence genomic segment:
- the hmx1 gene encoding homeobox protein HMX1 encodes MQEKLTRASSSFLIENLLAPGTHGGDFASGNSRGHAALRSRVSGSVHGVLCAPAPGGSSSVRWCAALTPGPNDNARSEDNCCSASTSDRSSPAVSEPITDDLIEDADEAPSGFGARTHDAPVAQSHGRKKKTRTVFSRSQVFQLESTFDVKRYLSSSERAGLAASLHLTETQVKIWFQNRRNKWKRQLAADLEVVHIPNPSQRVVRVPILYHDGTSRADAALFNTCSMYPLSSLAHSMNIMRSQMSGLV; translated from the exons ATGCAGGAGAAGCTGACGAGGGCGTCGTCGTCGTTTTTAATCGAGAATCTACTCGCCCCGGGGACTCATGGAGGGGATTTTGCGAGCGGAAACAGCCGAGGGCATGCAGCGCTGCGCAGCCGGGTCTCGGGATCGGTTCACGGCGTCTTGTGCGCGCCTGCACCCGGTGGCTCCAGCTCGGTGCGCTGGTGCGCCGCTTTAACCCCCG GTCCAAATGACAACGCGAGGTCTGAGGACAACTGCTGCTCGGCATCGACCAGCGACCGAAGTTCTCCGGCCGTATCGGAGCCGATAACAGACGACCTGATCGAGGACGCGGACGAGGCTCCGAGTGGCTTCGGAGCGCGCACCCACGACGCGCCCGTGGCGCAGAGCCACGGCCGCAAGAAGAAGACCCGGACTGTCTTCAGCCGCAGCCAGGTGTTCCAGCTGGAGTCCACCTTCGACGTCAAACGCTACCTGAGCAGCTCGGAGAGGGCGGGGCTGGCCGCGTCCCTGCACCTGACGGAGACCCAGGTCAAGATCTGGTTCCAGAACCGCAGGAACAAATGGAAACGGCAGCTGGCGGCGGACCTGGAGGTGGTGCATATTCCGAACCCGAGCCAGCGGGTGGTCAGGGTCCCCATTTTGTACCACGACGGAACGAGTAGGGCCGATGCCGCGCTGTTCAACACCTGCAGCATGTATCCTCTGTCCTCGTTGGCGCACTCCATGAACATCATGAGATCCCAGATGAGTGGTTTGGTGTGA